A part of Emys orbicularis isolate rEmyOrb1 chromosome 13, rEmyOrb1.hap1, whole genome shotgun sequence genomic DNA contains:
- the LOC135888038 gene encoding olfactory receptor 11A1-like, producing the protein MANPEWGNQTVLTDFILLGFGNLPELQILLFLLFLVIYIVTVAGNILIVVLVVADQHLHTPMYFFLGNLSCLETCYTSTILPRMLASFLTGDRTISVSNCLTQYYFFGFLAAAECYLLAVMSYDRYLAICKPLHYAVLMNGRSCLQLAAGTWISCSLAIDITIFLMQQLTFCGPNEIDHFFCDFIPVIKLSCSDTRMMELITTILAAICTLPPYLLTLATYVCIITTILRIPSTSGKRKAFSTCSSHLIVVSIFYGTIMIVYMLPKIDTLRELNKVFSVFYTVLTPMLNPLIYSLRNREVKEALGKVATKFSAVKRIQTFLS; encoded by the coding sequence ATGGCGAACCCAGAGTGGGGAAATCAAACAGTTCTCACAGATTTCATCCTGCTaggatttgggaatctccctgagCTGCAAATTCTTCTCTTCTTGCTGTTTCTTGTCATCTACATTGTGACAGTGGCTGGGAACATCCTCATTGTTgtgctagttgtggctgatcagcaccttcacaccccaatgtacttcttcctggggaacttgtcctgcttggagacctgctacacctccaccatcctgcccaggatgctggccagtttcctgactggggacagaaccatttctgttaGCAACTGCCTCACACAATATTATTTCTttgggttcctggcagctgcagagtGCTATCTCCTGGCAGtaatgtcttatgatcggtatttagcaataTGCAAACCACTGCATTATGCTGTCCTTATGAATGGCAGgtcctgcctccagctagcagcTGGCACTTGGATTAGTTGTTCTCTGGCTATAGACATAACAATATTTTTAATGCAACAATTAACTTTCTGCGgccccaatgaaattgaccatttcttctgtgacttCATCCCAGTAATAaaactctcctgcagtgacacaCGTATGATGGAGCTTATCACTACCATACTGGCTGCTATATGCACTCTCCCGCCATATCTATTAACCCTGGCAACATATGTCTGTATCATCACCACCATCCTGCGAATCCCTTCCACCTCTGGGAAGAGAaaagccttttccacctgctcctcccacctcatcgTGGTGTCAATTTTCTATGGGACCATAATGATTGTCTACATGCTACCAAAAATTGATACACTGAGAGAGCTGAACAAAGTGTTCTCCGTCTtctacacagtcctgactcccatGCTCAACCCCCTCATATACAgcctgaggaacagagaggtcAAAGAGGCCTTGGGAAAAGTTGCCACTAAATTCTCTGCTGTCAAAAGGATTCAAACCTTCTTATCATAG
- the LOC135887937 gene encoding olfactory receptor 10A7-like: MANPEQGNETSITEFILLGFGTLPELQILLFLLFLVIYIATMAGNILIVVLIVADQDLHTPMYFFLGNLSCLETCYTSTILPRMLASLLTEVRTISFSGCLTQYYFFASMVATECLLLSVMSYDRYLAIGKPLHYAARMSGRSCFQLAGGSWIGGFLVSSITTLSTSQLSFCGPNGIDHFFCDLIPLVKLSCNDPQMMEMLAFTLSLIFLLVPFLLTLMSYICIIVTILRIPSTTGRQKAFSTCSSHLIVVTMYYGTLLIVYMFPTTNTLRDFKKVLSVVYTVLTPLVNPLIYSLRNKEVKEALRKACRKSMFG, translated from the coding sequence ATGGCGAACCCAGAACAGGGAAATGAAACAtccatcacagaattcatcctcctgggattcggcACTCTCCCTGAACTGCAAATCCTTCTTTTCCTGctgtttctagtgatctacattgcAACCATGGCCGGGAATATCCTCATCGTGGTGCTAATTGTGGCCGATCAGGACCTTCACACGCCCATGTACTTCTttctggggaacttgtcctgcttggagacctgctacacctccaccatcctacctaggatgctggccagtctcctgactgagGTTAGGACTATTTCATTCAGTGGGTGTCTCACACAATATTATTTCTTTGCTTCTATGGTTGCCACCGAATGCCTTCTTTTATCggtgatgtcttatgatcggtatttagccaTAGGCAAACCACTTCACTATGCAGCCCGTATGAGTGGCAGGTCTTGCTTCCAGCTTGCAGGTGGCTCTTGGATAGGTGGCTTCCTAGTTAGTAGCATAACAACATTGTCAACATCCCAGTTGTCTTTCTGTGGTCCCAATGgtattgaccatttcttttgtgatcttATCCCCCTTGTAAAACTCTCCTGCAATGATCCTCAGATGATGGAAATGTTGGCTTTCACACTCAGCTTGATTTTCTTACTGGTCCCATTCCTACTTACCTTGATGTCCTACATCTGCATCATTGtgaccatcctgagaatcccttccaccactgggaggcaaaaggccttttccacctgctcctcccacctcattgtggtgaccATGTATTATGGAACTCTACTGATTGTCTATATGTTCCCAACAACCAACACCCTGAGAGACTTCAAGAAAGTTCTCTCTGTCGTCTACACtgtcctgactcccctggtcaatcccctcatctacagcttgagaaacaaagaggtcaaggaggccctgaggaaAGCTTGCAGGAAATCTATGTTTGGATAA
- the LOC135887346 gene encoding olfactory receptor 11A1-like produces the protein MTNPEQGNQTYIAEFNLLGFGTLPDLQILLLFLLFLLIYIATMAGNILIMALVVTDGHLHTPMYFFLGNLSCLETCYTSTILPSMLASLLTENRTISFSGCLTQYFFFGSMIATECLLLSVMSYDRYLAICNPMHYATHMSGRLYLQLACGSWTGGFLCSGIITLSISQLTFCGSNDIDHFFCDLIPLVNLSCNDPQMMEMLALTLCLIFLVVPFLLTLMSYICIIVTILRIPSTTGRQKAFSTCSSHLIVVTIYYGTLLIAYMFPTTNTLRDFKKVLSVVYTVLTPLVNPLIYSLRNKEVKEALRKASRKFMFGRC, from the coding sequence ATGACGAACCCAGAACAGGGAAATCAAACATACATCGCAGAATTCAACCTCCTGGGATTTGGGACTCTTCCTGATCTGCAAATCCTTCTTCTTTTCCTGCTGTTTCTCTTGATCTACATTGCAACCATGGCCGGGAACATCCTCATCATGGCGCTAGTTGTGACTGATGgtcaccttcacacccccatgtacttcttcctggggaacttgtcctgcttggagacctgctacacctcgaccatcctgcccagcatgctggccagtctcctgactgagAACAGAACCATTTCATTTAGTGGGTGTCTcacacaatattttttctttggtTCTATGATTGCCACAGAATGCCTTCTCTTATCagtgatgtcttatgatcggtatttagcgatatgcAATCCAATGCACTATGCAACCCATATGAGTGGCAGGTTATATCTCCAGCTTGCATGTGGCTCTTGGACAGGTGGCTTCCTATGTAGTGGCATAATAACATTGTCGATATCCCAGTTAACTTTCTGTGGCTCCAATGatattgaccatttcttttgcgATCTTATCCCCCTGGTAAATCTCTCCTGCAATGATCCTCAGATGATGGAAATGTTGGCTTTAACACTATGCTTGATTTTCTTAGTGGTCCCATTCCTACTTACCTTGATGTCCTACATCTGCATCATTGTGACCATCCTAAGAATTCCTTCCACcactgggaggcaaaaggccttttccacctgctcctcccacctcattgtggtgaccATTTATTATGGAACTCTACTGATTGCCTATATGTTCCCAACAACCAACACCCTGAGAGACTTCAAGAAAGTTCTCTCTGTCGTCTACACCgtcctgactcccctggtcaatcccctcatctacagcctgagaaacaaagaggtcaaAGAAGCTCTGAGGAAAGCTAGCAGGAAGTTCATGTTTGGACGATGCTAA
- the LOC135887936 gene encoding olfactory receptor 5AP2-like, whose product MASPEQGNETSITEFILLGFGTLPELQILLFLLFLVIYIATVAGNILIVTLVVTDQHLHTPMYFFLGNLSCLETFYTSTILPRMLASLLTEDRTVSFSGCLTQYYFFGSLAGTECLLLSVMSYDRYLAICNPMHYAARMSGRVWLQLAGCSWLGGFLGNIITTLSISQLTFCGPNDIDHFFCDLIPLINLSCNDPHLMEMLAFTLILIFSLLPFLLTLMSYICIIATILRIPSTTGRQKTFSTCSSHLTVVTIFYGTLLIVYMFPTTNTLSDFKKVLSVFYTVLTPLVNPIIYSLRNKEVKEALRKACRKCRFGQC is encoded by the coding sequence ATGGCGAGCCCAGAACAGGGAAATGAAACGtccatcacagaattcatcctcctgggatttgggACTCTCCCTGAACTGCAAATCCTTCTTTTCCTGCTGTTTCTCGTGATCTACATTGCAACCGTGGCTGGGAACATCCTCATCGTGACCTTAGTTGtgactgatcagcaccttcacacccccatgtacttcttcctggggaacttgtcctgcttggagaccttctacacctccaccatcctacccaggatgctggccagtctcctgactgagGACAGGACTGTTTCATTTAGTGGGTGTCTCACACAATATTATTTCTTTGGTTCTCTGGCAGGTACGGAATGCCTTCTCTTATCGGTGATGTCTTATGATAGGTATTTAGCTATATGCAATCCAATGCACTATGCAGCCCGTATGAGTGGCAGGGTCTGGCTCCAGCTCGCAGGTTGTTCTTGGCTAGGTGGCTTCCTAGGTAATATCATAACAACGTTGTCGATATCACAGTTAActttctgtggccccaatgatattgaccatttcttttgcgATCTTATCCCCCTGATAAATCTCTCCTGTAATGATCCTCACCTGATGGAAATGTTGGCTTTCACACTCATCTTGATTTTCTCACTTCTCCCATTCCTACTTACCTTGATGTCCTACATCTGTATCATTGcgaccatcctgagaatcccttccaccactggGAGGCAAAAGACCTTTtctacctgctcctctcacctcactgTGGTGACCATTTTTTATGGAACTCTACTGATTGTGTATATGTTCCCAACAACCAATACACTGAGTGACTTCAAGAAAGTTCTCTCTGTCTTCTACACtgtcctgactcccctggtcaatcccatcatctacagcctgagaaataaagaggtcaaggaggccctgaggaaAGCTTGCAGGAAATGCAGGTTTGGACAATGCTAA